A single region of the Sorghum bicolor cultivar BTx623 chromosome 7, Sorghum_bicolor_NCBIv3, whole genome shotgun sequence genome encodes:
- the LOC8067790 gene encoding L10-interacting MYB domain-containing protein, which produces MDRGRAHWDDHTTRMFLDLCIAEKEKENYNSKGLTKIGWHNLYRNFKEHTRRVYDTKQLQNKFNSLKRMYNLWRQQNDKTRGGWDKNSSTITQDADACDNHITENSAEEDFRGKALAHEDALTILFGSMDGKDSTKSCFGGTGDRTPSGGGEDNRARVSEDNIGCPEENLGRYRVGHVSPWSSQEHMVDSRPTKRYKNTGYYGELISESMLESRNESNAIWREQEELIELLQLVEKDGVSQGSELFFIATELFRSPLRRAAFRCITTPKNRIAWLRWTWDNIKM; this is translated from the exons ATGGATCGAGGCCGTGCTCATTGGGATGACCACACTACAAGAATGTTCCTGGACCTTTGCATTGCTGAGAAGGAAAAGGAAAACTATAACAGTAAGGGGTTAACCAAGATAGGGTGGCACAATCTGTATCGCAATTTCAAAGAACACACACGCAGGGTTTATGATACCAAACAGCTGCAGAACAAATTTAACAGCCTGAAAAGGATGTACAATTTATGGAGGCAACAAAACGACAAGACTAGAGGCGGGTGGGACAAGAATTCAAGCACCATTACACAAGATGCTGACGCATGTGACAATCACATAACG GAGAATAGTGCAGAAGAAGACTTTCGTGGCAAGGCGCTTGCACACGAGGATGCGCTCACCATTCTTTTTGGCTCCATGGACGGCAAAGACAGTACAAAGTCGTGCTTCGGTGGCACTGGTGATAGGACACCAAGTGGGGGAGGTGAAGATAACCGTGCACGAGTGTCAGAGGACAATATCGGTTGTCCGGAGGAGAATTTAGGACGTTATAGGGTTGGCCATGTGTCCCCATGGTCAAGCCAGGAGCATATGGTTGACAGCCGCCCAACCAAGAGGTATAAGAATACAGGGTACTATGGTGAACTCATATCTGAGAGCATGCTTGAAAGTAGGAATGAAAGCAATGCCATCTGGCGTGAGCAAGAGGAGTTGATAGAATTGCTGCAACTTGTAGAAAAGGATGGTGTGTCTCAAGGATCTGAATTGTTTTTTATAGCTACTGAGCTATTTAGGTCACCACTCCGACGTGCGGCTTTTAGGTGCATTACCACTCCAAAGAACCGAATTGCATGGCTCAGATGGACCTGGGATAATATTAAGATGTGA
- the LOC8074079 gene encoding BTB/POZ domain-containing protein At1g30440, translating to MACLKLGSRADVFRKQGQEWYCTSGLPSDITVVVGEQSFHLHKFPLLSKSGLLEKRIREKIDKGDDSCTIDLSDIPGGAKAFELAAKFCYGVKFEMTASNVVHLRCAADYLEMTEEISEENLIAQTEYFLTQTVLRSWKDSVKALQTCDNVLEVAERLQIVKRCVDSIATRSCSDPDLFGWPVAQYGGPMQSPGGSLLWNGISTGARPRNSSPDWWYDDVSCLSLPLYKKLISAMEYRGISQEIIVGSLNHYAKRRLPGLNRRKSIGDVSNCLSMTSLTSIPSEDDQKYLLEEIDRLLPFQRGVTSCKLLFGLLRTAIFLKASPSCVSNLERRIGMQLDKASLEDLLIPNVSDSVETLYDVDCAQRILDHFLAMDQETGGASPGIGEDGQMLASPSLMPIMMVAKLIDGYLAEVAPDMNLKLPKFRSLAAAIPDYARPIDDGLYRAIDIYLKAHPHLSESEKEELCRVMDCQKLSLEACTHAAQNERLPLRIIVQVLFFEQLQLRSSIAECLMISEPLDGGGGVGPSRQLGGLPVSGEHHRGAGWPLAARENQTLREGMDSMKQRVAELEKECSAMREDIERLGRSRSASKSRFPFALTAKPVCSTKDKEAAPESSKSKAKAAATGSEDKLAVVKGGAATDGAAQPKHRKHKMNLSAC from the exons ATGGCCTGCCTCAAGCTGGGATCCAGGGCTGATGTGTTCCGGAAGCAAGGGCAGGAGTG GTACTGCACATCTGGTCTTCCCAGTGATATAACTGTGGTAGTTGGGGAACAGTCGTTCCATCTTCACAAG TTTCCTCTGTTATCAAAAAGTGGCCTGTTGGAGAAGCGTATCAGAGAGAAAATCGATAAGGGGGACGATAGCTGTACCATTGATCTATCTGACATTCCTGGCGGAGCAAAGGCTTTTGAACTGGCTGCCAAATTTTGCTATGGTGTAAAGTTTGAAATGACTGCCTCCAACGTTGTACACCTTCGTTGTGCTGCTGATTATCTTGAGATGACAGAAGAGATATCCGAGGAAAATTTGATCGCACAGACAGAGTACTTCCTTACCCAAACAGTCCTCAGGAGCTGGAAGGATTCAGTCAAGGCGCTTCAAACTTGTGACAATGTCCTTGAAGTTGCTGAAAGGTTGCAAATTGTAAAGAGGTGTGTAGACTCTATTGCAACTAGATCATGCAGTGACCCTGATTTATTTGGCTGGCCAGTAGCCCAGTATGGAGGCCCCATGCAGAGTCCTGGAGGAAGCCTCTTGTGGAATGGTATTAGCACGGGAGCAAGGCCCAGAAATAGCAGCCCGGATTGGTGGTATGATGATGTCTCATGTTTAAGCCTTCCGTTATACAAAAAACTCATCTCAGCCATGGAATATCGGGGCATCAGTCAGGAGATTATCGTTGGATCCCTTAACCATTATGCCAAAAGGCGTTTGCCTGGTTTGAATCGGCGTAAAAGCATCGGTGATGTCAGCAACTGTCTTTCTATGACTAGTTTAACATCCATCCCTTCTGAAGATGACCAGAAGTATCTTCTTGAGGAGATTGATAGACTACTACCTTTCCAAAGGGGTGTTACATCATGCAAGCTACTCTTTGGCCTTCTGCGCACAGCAATCTTCCTGAAAGCCAGTCCCTCCTGCGTGTCGAACTTGGAGAGACGGATAGGTATGCAGCTTGACAAGGCCAGCCTGGAAGATCTTTTGATACCGAATGTCTCTGATTCTGTGGAAACACTGTATGATGTGGATTGTGCGCAGAGGATTCTAGACCATTTCTTGGCAATGGACCAAGAAACTGGTGGGGCCTCCCCTGGCATTGGTGAAGATGGGCAAATGTTGGCCTCACCATCTTTAATGCCAATAATGATGGTTGCTAAGTTGATTGATGGTTATCTAGCTGAAGTTGCACCAGAcatgaacttgaagttgccaaaGTTTCGGTCTTTGGCTGCTGCTATACCAGATTATGCTCGTCCAATAGATGATGGGCTTTATCGTGCTATTGACATATATCTCAAG GCGCATCCACATCTGTCAGAATCAGAGAAGGAAGAGCTCTGCCGGGTGATGGACTGCCAGAAGCTGTCCCTGGAGGCCTGCACACACGCGGCTCAGAACGAGCGCCTCCCGCTCCGCATCATAGTGCAGGTCCTCTTCTTCGAGCAGCTCCAGCTTCGGAGTTCCATCGCCGAATGCCTCATGATCTCAGAGCCCCTCGATGGCGGTGGTGGTGTCGGTCCATCACGGCAGCTTGGAGGCCTGCCTGTCTCGGGTGAGCACCACCGTGGCGCCGGCTGGCCCCTGGCCGCCAGGGAGAACCAGACGCTGCGGGAAGGCATGGACAGCATGAAGCAGCGTGTGGCCGAGCTGGAGAAGGAGTGCTCCGCCATGAGAGAGGACATCGAGCGGCTCGGCCGCAGCCGCAGCGCCAGCAAGAGCAGGTTCCCGTTCGCGCTCACCGCAAAGCCCGTCTGCAGCACCAAGGACAAAGAGGCTGCTCCGGAGTCGTCAAAGTCAAAGGCAAAGGCGGCGGCAACAGGGAGCGAGGACAAGCTGGCCGTGGTCAAGGGCGGTGCCGCCACTGATGGCGCGGCGCAGCCGAAGCACAGGAAGCACAAGATGAACCTGTCAGCCTGTTAG
- the LOC8074077 gene encoding 60S acidic ribosomal protein P0 produces the protein MAIKRTKAEKKIAYDKKLCSLLDEYTKVLIALADNVGSKQLQDIRRGLRGDSVVLMGKNTLIRRCIKAYAEKTGNHTFDPLMDLLVGNVGLIFTKGDLKEVREEVAKYKVGAPARVGLVAPVDVVVPPGNTGLDPSQTSFFQVLNIPTKINKGTVEIITPVELIKKGDKVGSSESALLAKLGIRPFSYGLQVTNVYEDGSVFSPEVLDLSEEDLIEKFATGVSMVASLSLAISYPTLAAVPHMFINGYKNVLAVAVETDYSYPHADKIKEYLKDPSKFAVAAPVAGADSGAAAAPKEEEKAPEPEEESDEEMGFSLFDD, from the exons ATGGCGATCAAGCGGACCAAGGCGGAGAAGAAGATCGCGTACGACAAGAAGCTCTGCAGCCTGCTCGATGAGTACACCAAGGTGCTCATCGCCCTCGCCGACAACGTCGGCTCCAAGCAGCTCCAGGACATCCGCCGGGGCCTCAGGGGCGACTCGGTGGTGCTCATGGGCAAGAACACGCTCATCAGGCGCTGCATCAAGGCCTACGCCGAGAAGACCGGCAACCACACCTTTGACCCGCTCATGGACCTCCTCGTCGGCAACGTCGGCCTCATCTTCACCAAGGGAGACCTCAAGGAAGTGCGTGAGGAGGTCGCCAAGTACAAG GTTGGGGCCCCTGCCCGTGTTGGTCTGGTTGCTCCAGTTGATGTTGTTGTGCCCCCTGGCAACACTGGGCTGGATCCCTCCCAGACCTCTTTCTTCCAG GTGCTTAACATCCCCACCAAGATTAACAAGGGTACTGTGGAAATTATCACCCCTGTGGAGCTGATCAAGAAGGGTGACAAGGTGGGCTCATCCGAGTCTGCCCTGCTTGCCAAGCTGGGTATCCGTCCCTTCTCATACGGTCTTCAGGTCACCAATGTCTATGAGGATGGGTCTGTGTTCAGTCCTGAGGTGCTTGACCTTTCTGAGGAGGACCTGATTGAGAAGTTTGCCACTGGTGTCTCCATGGTTGCCTCTCTGTCCCTGGCAATCTCATACCCGACCCTTGCTGCTGTGCCCCACATGTTCATCAATGGGTACAAGAATGTTCTTGCTGTTGCTGTGGAGACGGACTACTCGTACCCACATGCTGACAAGATCAAGGAGTACCTAAAG GACCCGAGCAAgtttgctgttgctgcccctgtCGCCGGTGCGGACTCTGGTGCTGCAGCTGCTCCCAAGGAGGAAGAGAAGGCTCCAGAGCCTGAAGAGGAGTCGGACGAGGAAATGGGCTTCAGCCTGTTCGACGACTAG
- the LOC8074078 gene encoding LOW QUALITY PROTEIN: uncharacterized protein LOC8074078 (The sequence of the model RefSeq protein was modified relative to this genomic sequence to represent the inferred CDS: deleted 1 base in 1 codon), producing MGGGGGELTPTSTPSSPSSSSEPLHPEFAEYVAVSPISDDDESCCVCDDDEVDAIRCRQLREAKEHFNRQLREAKEFHFNRQLREVKELIRRYKPGDWVEGVGGAKAGHFLLPEITTLLLVGPRGSGKSTLVNRITRVFDKDDDPFAPDRAQVSCNSTSNRTIFLHEYPIPRNSSAICIYDTCGWSNDPKKNFKMLHQWMTKGISHGETIMWDNDEGNKTGGIKPLGRQYSFLRYITRKVNFVIFVVDGVAVLESIDSNNKGYTEILHQTFMYPFLSIGDDKPVVVVTHGDRLSIQQCAHVQNELTELLNIPAQQIYAIPGSDDFQTDMAVLDMLHYCVRRAEQNLPVKLNYHLEVLGRETLNKMAEQLMGLDAVIEVAIIFLCIVILLLRFSDKLVPA from the exons atgggcggcggcggcggcgaactCACTCCCACCAGCACCCCTTCCTCACCGTCGAGCTCGTCGGAGCCCCTTCATCCTG AGTTCGCCGAGTACGTGGCCGTCTCGCCGATCTCCGACGACGACGAATCATGCTGCGTttgcgacgacgacgaggtggacgcCATCCGTTGCCGCCAACTGCGTGAGGCGAAAGAGCACTTCAACCGCCAACTGCGTGAGGCGAAAGAGTTCCACTTCAACCGCCAACTGCgtgaggtgaaagagctcatcAGGAG GTATAAGCCTGGTGACTGGGTTGAAGGAGTTGGCGGCGCAAAGGCTGGACATTTTCTCTTGCCTGAGATCACCACATTGCTGCTGGTGGGCCCTAGAGGTTCTGGCAAGAGCACACTTGTAAACCGAATTACAAGGGTCTTTGAcaaggatgatgatccttttgcACCAGATCGAGCACAGGTGTCAT gcaattcaacatcaaatcgTACAATCTTTCTTCATGAGTATCCAATTCCAAGGAATTCAAGTGCCATATGTATTTATGATACATGTGGCTGGTCAAACGACCCAAAGAAAAATTTCAAAATGCTGCATCAATGGATGACAAAAGGAATAAGCCATGGGGAGACAATAATGTG GGATAATGATGAAGGCAATAAGACAGGGGGCATCAAACCATTGGGGAGGCAATACAGTTTTCTTCGTTACATAACCAGGAAGGTCAATTTCGTGATATTTGTTGTTGACGGTGTCGCTGTCCTTGAGTCAATTGATAGCAACAATAAAGGATACACTGAGATACTCCATCAAACTTTTATGTATCCATTCTTATCGATTGGAG ATGACAAACCTGTTGTTGTTGTCACACATGGTGATAGACTATCGATACAGCAGTGTGCtcatgttcaaaatgagttaacaGAGCTACTAAACATTCCTGCCCAGCAAATTTATGCTATACCAG GATCTGATGATTTCCAAACTGATATGGCTGTATTGGATATGTTACATTACTGTGTCCGACGTGCAGAGCAGAACCTCCCTGTTAAATTGAATTACCATTTAGAG GTGCTTGGGCGTGAAACTCTCAATAAAATGGCAGAGCAATTGATGGGCTTAGATGCAGTCATTGAAGTCGCCATTATTTTCCTCTGCATCGTAATCCTTCTGCTTCGA TTTTCAGATAAATTGGTGCCGGCATAG
- the LOC8074076 gene encoding 2-succinylbenzoate--CoA ligase, chloroplastic/peroxisomal, whose amino-acid sequence MPPPRHCQGHIAQCLGRILSCRGDATVAAAAGRRLSGAEFVDGVRSLAAGLVHRGLRPGHVVAAVALNSVEYVQLFLAVTYAGAIIAPLNYRWSFEEAAQAVELVQPSAFVFDGGVFSSWALRLMESDRFPSIGLYLLLDDPCRIGHAAADFESTDHIMRRATATMEPVSAPADVALICFTSGTTGRPKGVAISHTSLIIQSLAKIAIVGYGEDDVYLHTAPLCHIGGISSCMAILMAGGCHVLIPKFDAKSAFDAIQEQGVTSFITVPAIMADLLSYARKEMISDCGKTVTKILNGGGGLSLDLLNGASQLFPRAAIFSAYGMTEACSSLTFMALNVPKLQEPNNQPGSHYGGVCVGKPAPHVEIRIGMDDNNTSSSPTGNILTRGFHTMAGYWANNKVDSSDCVRNGWLDTGDTGWIDKAGNLWLMGRQKGRIKTGGENVYPEEVELVLSQHPGVARVVVVGIPDSRLGEKVIACVSIRDGWKWVHARTEHQGKGKEVSPQILHDHCRMKKLSRFKVPRSYYQWRQPFPVTTTGKIKREELKREILAAIQLPSNL is encoded by the exons ATGCCACCGCCACGCCACTGCCAGGGCCACATTGCGCAATGCCTCGGACGGATCCTCTCCTGCCGCGGCGACGCCACCGTCGCCGCTGCTGCCGGCCGACGGCTCTCCGGCGCGGAATTCGTCGACGGCGTGCGGAGCCTCGCCGCCGGCCTCGTCCACCGCGGGCTGCGCCCGGGCCacgtcgtcgccgccgtcgccctCAACAG cGTCGAGTACGTCCAGCTGTTCCTCGCCGTCACCTACGCCGGAGCGATCATCGCCCCTCTCAACTACCGCTGG AGCTTCGAGGAGGCGGCGCAGGCGGTGGAGCTCGTGCAGCCATCGGCGTTCGTCTTTGACGGCGGCGTCTTCAGCTCTTGGGCTCTTCGACTGATGGAGAGCGACAGGTTTCCATCCATTGGCCTGTACCTCCTCCTGGACGATCCTTGCAGGATTGGCCATGCTGCTGCAGATT TTGAATCCACTGACCACATCATGAGGAGAGCTACGGCGACGATGGAACCCGTGTCAGCTCCAGCGGATGTTGCTCTAATATGCTTCACATCTG GAACCACTGGGCGGCCAAAGGGTGTAGCGATAAGCCATACGTCTTTGATCATTCAGTCCCTTGCGAAAATTGCCATTGTTGGCTACGGTGAGGATGAT GTTTACCTGCATACAGCGCCTCTGTGCCATATCGGagggatctcctcatgcatggCTATCCTGATGGCCGGAGGTTGCCATGTCCTGATACCGAAATTCGACGCCAAATCAGCCTTTGACGCCATCCAGGAACAAGGAGTGACTTCTTTCATCACTGTCCCCGCGATCATGGCTGACCTGCTGTCCTATGCTCG AAAAGAGATGATATCAGATTGTGGGAAGACAGTGACCAAGATTCTGAATGGGGGTGGTGGGCTGTCCCTTGACCTCCTAAATGGAGCTTCACAATTGTTTCCTCGTGCTGCCATTTTCTCAGCTTATG gGATGACTGAGGCCTGTTCATCTCTGACATTCATGGCTCTCAACGTACCAAAGCTTCAAGAACCCAATAACCAACCAGGCAGCCATTATGGAGGCGTTTGTGTTGGCAAACCGGCACCACATGTTGAGATACGAATCGGCATGGATGATAATAACACCAGTTCTTCACCAACTGGGAACATCTTAACTAGAGGCTTCCACACCATGGCTGGGTACTGGGCAAACAACAAGGTGGATTCATCAGATTGTGTCAGGAACGGATGGCTTGACACTGGAGACACTGGATGGATTGACAAAGCCGGTAATCTATGGCTCATGGGGCGGCAAAAGGGCCGCATAAAAACCGGAGGTGAAAATGTTTACCCGGAAGAG GTTGAACTGGTACTATCTCAGCACCCAGGAGTAGCAAGAGTTGTGGTAGTCGGTATACCAGATAGTCGTCTCGGGGAGAAAGTTATTGCTTGTGTTAGCATCAGGGATGGCTGGAAGTGGGTTCATGCAAGAACTGAGCACCAAGGCAAAGGCAAGGAAGTGTCTCCTCAGATCCTTCATGACCACTGCAGGATGAAAAAACTGAGCAG ATTTAAGGTGCCAAGGTCTTATTATCAGTGGAGGCAGCCATTTCCAGTGACTACGACAGGGAAAATCAAAAGAGAGGAGCTGAAGAGGGAAATTTTAGCAGCAATTCAACTACCCAGCAACTTGTAG